Proteins from a genomic interval of Chelonoidis abingdonii isolate Lonesome George chromosome 7, CheloAbing_2.0, whole genome shotgun sequence:
- the HNRNPA0 gene encoding heterogeneous nuclear ribonucleoprotein A0 — MENSQLCKLFIGGLNVQTTEAGLREHFEAYGTLTDCVVVLNPQTKRSRCFGFVTYSAVEEADAAMAASPHAVDGNAVELKRAVSREDSARPGAHAKVKKLFVGGLKGDVGEGDLVQHFSQFGPVEKAEIIADKQSGKKRGFGFVYFQNHDAADKAAVVKFHPIQGHRVEVKKAVPKEDIQSGGGGGGSSRPSRGGRGGGRGRGGGGSGNRDHNGLSKGGGGYNSYGGYGGGGGYGSYSSGSYGGGGGGGDYGNGYGGFGSYSQHQSSYGPMKSGGGGGGGGGSWGGRSNSGPYRGGYGGGGYGGSSF; from the coding sequence ATGGAGAATTCGCAGCTGTGCAAGCTGTTCATCGGCGGCCTGAACGTGCAGACCACAGAGGCCGGGCTCCGGGAGCACTTCGAGGCCTACGGCACCCTCACCGACTGCGTGGTCGTGCTCAACCCGCAGACCAAGCGCTCCCGATGCTTCGGGTTCGTCACCTACTCGGCGGTGGAGGAGGCAGACGCCGCCATGGCCGCCTCCCCCCACGCTGTGGACGGCAACGCGGTCGAGCTGAAGCGGGCCGTGTCCCGGGAGGACTCGGCACGGCCGGGGGCCCACGCTAAGGTGAAGAAGCTCTTCGTGGGCGGTCTAAAGGGGGACGTGGGCGAGGGAGACCTGGTCCAGCACTTTAGCCAGTTCGGCCCGGTGGAGAAGGCCGAGATCATCGCCGACAAACAGAGCGGCAAGAAGCGCGGCTTCGGCTTCGTCTATTTCCAGAACCACGACGCCGCCGACAAGGCCGCTGTGGTCAAGTTCCATCCGATCCAGGGCCACCGCGTGGAGGTCAAGAAGGCCGTGCCTAAGGAGGACATCCAGTCGGGCGGGGGAGGCGGTGGCTCCTCTAGGCCTTCCCGGGGCGGCAGGGGAGGAGGACGAGGACGGGGCGGCGGCGGATCCGGCAACCGGGACCACAATGGTCTCTCCAAAGGAGGTGGCGGCTATAATAGCTACGGAGGCTACGGCGGAGGCGGCGGCTACGGATCTTACAGCAGTGGCTCCTacggaggaggtggtggaggcgGAGATTACGGCAACGGGTACGGCGGGTTCGGCAGCTACAGCCAACATCAGTCCTCTTACGGCCCCATGAAGAGCGGCGGAGGAGGCGGAGGAGGGGGCGGCAGCTGGGGAGGGCGCAGTAACAGTGGACCGTACAGAGGAGGCTATGGCGGGGGAGGGTATGGCGGCAGCTCCTTCTAA
- the LOC116823426 gene encoding neuropeptide Y receptor type 6-like gives MEKPTQHPSEGLFNQTIANSSNSPFSHFDSCQPSFPAVFLFITAYTVVTIVGLFGNLCLIVIIKRQKEAQNVTNILIANLSLSDVLICIMCIPVTVAYTLMDYWIFGEAMCKISSFVQSMSVTVSIFSLVLIAVERHQLIVNPRGWKPNMLHAYWGIIFIWGVSLIISIPFFIFHQLSDEPFKNLSYQSDFYMNKVVCIEAWPSVAERLVFTTSLLVFQYCFPLGFIFICYLKIFVCLRRRHGKVDGMRENESRLNESKRINIMLISIVVTFAACWLPLNIFNVIFDWNYEALMNCHHNLVFTLCHLVAMLSTCINPIFYGFLNKNFQKDLIVLIHHCRCFTSQEEYENIALSTLNTDVSKVSLKLNNAPVNS, from the coding sequence ATGGAGAAACCCACTCAGCATCCTAGTGAGGGTTTGTTTAATCAAACTATTGCAAACAGCAGCAACTCACCGTTTTCACACTTTGATTCATGTCAGCCTTCTTTCCCTGCAGTCTTCTTGTTCATCACGGCTTATACTGTCGTGACAATAGTGGGGCTTTTTGGAAACCTTTGCCTGATTGTTATaataaaaagacagaaagaagCTCAAAATGTTACAAATATTCTGATTGCCAATCTCTCCTTATCCGATGTCTTGATATGCATCATGTGCATTCCTGTCACAGTTGCATACACGTTGATGGACTATTGGATATTTGGCGAGGCTATGTGTAAAATCAGCtcttttgtacaaagtatgtctgtCACAGTCTCCATATTCTCACTTGTATTAATTGCTGTCGAGAGACACCAGTTAATAGTGAATCCACGTGGCTGGAAGCCAAATATGTTACACGCTTACTGGGGAATTATCTTCATCTGGGGGGTTTCCCTTATCATATCCATTCCTTTTTTTATATTCCACCAACTATCTGATGAACCCTTTAAGAATCTCTCTTACCAAAGCGATTTCTACATGAACAAAGTTGTTTGCATTGAAGCATGGCCATCAGTTGCAGAGCGACTGGTCTTTACCACCAGTCTGCTGGTTTTCCAGTATTGCTTCCCACTGGGCTTTATTTTTATCTGCTATCTCAAGATATTTGTATGTCTCCGGCGGAGACATGGTAAAGTGGATGGGATGAGGGAGAATGAGAGCAGACTAAATGAGAGCAAAAGGATTAATATCATGCTCATTTCAATTGTCGTGACCTTTGCAGCTTGCTGGTTGCCTCTAAACATATTTAATGTCATTTTTGACTGGAACTATGAGGCCCTGATGAACTGCCACCATAACTTAGTGTTCACATTGTGCCACCTGGTAGCCATGCTCTCAACATGTATCAATCCTATCTTTTATGGATTTCTCAACAAGAATTTCCAGAAGGATTTAATAGTGTTAATTCACCACTGCAGATGCTTCACATCTCAGGAGGAATATGAGAACATTGCCCTTTCAACCCTGAACACTGATGTATCCAAGGTGTCCTTGAAATTAAATAATGCCCCTGTGAATAGCTAA